A genomic region of Micromonospora sp. NBC_01796 contains the following coding sequences:
- a CDS encoding nuclear transport factor 2 family protein translates to MTPTTQRDLVAEYFAGFRTSDHPRILATLTDDVEWVIHGHRTTRGRAEFDGEIENPAFTGSPELDVQRVYEDGPVVVTTGEGRGVSVEQGSFRFAFNDLFTFRDGLIARVDSYVVPLP, encoded by the coding sequence ATGACCCCGACGACCCAACGCGACCTCGTGGCGGAGTACTTCGCCGGTTTCCGGACCAGTGACCACCCGCGCATCCTGGCGACCCTCACCGACGACGTGGAGTGGGTCATCCACGGCCACCGGACCACCCGCGGCAGAGCTGAGTTCGACGGCGAGATCGAGAATCCGGCGTTCACCGGCAGCCCCGAACTCGACGTCCAGCGTGTCTACGAGGACGGGCCGGTGGTCGTGACCACGGGCGAGGGCCGGGGCGTCAGCGTCGAGCAGGGGTCGTTCCGCTTCGCCTTCAACGACCTGTTCACCTTCCGGGACGGGCTCATCGCCCGCGTCGACTCGTACGTCGTCCCGCTGCCCTGA
- a CDS encoding class I SAM-dependent DNA methyltransferase, protein MTSEQVRQAYASVADLYIELFGTVQQAHPDDLAFIGDHLSSQPGVVLDLGCGPGHFTGYLRSLGIDARGIDMVPEFVAHAKAAHPDSEFQLGSMDNLDVADHSVSGILGWYSLIHLPPGDLDGVLAEFRRAMTPAGTLVVGFFDGDEVGAFDHKVVTAYRWPVDEFSARLREAGFEEVGRAQRPADGTHRPHAAIAATATKR, encoded by the coding sequence ATGACATCGGAGCAGGTACGGCAGGCGTACGCCTCGGTCGCGGACCTTTACATCGAGTTGTTCGGTACGGTCCAGCAGGCGCACCCCGACGACCTCGCCTTCATCGGGGACCACCTGTCGAGCCAGCCCGGTGTGGTGCTCGATCTGGGCTGCGGGCCCGGCCACTTCACCGGTTACCTCCGCTCGCTGGGCATCGACGCGAGGGGGATCGACATGGTTCCCGAGTTCGTCGCCCATGCCAAGGCTGCCCACCCGGACAGCGAGTTCCAGCTCGGCTCGATGGACAATCTCGACGTCGCGGACCACTCCGTCAGCGGCATCCTGGGCTGGTATTCGTTGATCCATCTGCCGCCAGGGGACCTCGACGGCGTGCTCGCCGAGTTCCGGCGAGCGATGACCCCGGCCGGTACGTTGGTGGTCGGTTTCTTCGACGGCGACGAGGTTGGCGCCTTCGACCACAAGGTGGTGACGGCGTACCGCTGGCCCGTTGACGAGTTCTCCGCGCGGCTGAGGGAAGCGGGCTTCGAGGAAGTCGGGCGGGCGCAACGGCCCGCCGATGGAACTCATCGGCCGCACGCCGCGATCGCGGCCACCGCGACGAAACGGTGA
- a CDS encoding nuclear transport factor 2 family protein, whose translation MSQMGQSLDHAAGTGAGSDEVDALRAAERRLQQAQLASDVAALDRLIDDRLVFTGPDGALYSKQDDLDVHRSGRQSMTRVEEEDLAVLVVGGTGVTWFLGTLEGTIAGDPFLARVRYTRTWILDGDKGWRLIAAHVSPTAPDTATAE comes from the coding sequence ATGTCTCAGATGGGCCAGTCGTTGGACCACGCCGCCGGCACCGGCGCGGGTTCCGATGAGGTCGACGCGTTGCGCGCGGCCGAACGACGGCTACAGCAGGCCCAACTCGCCTCGGATGTCGCGGCGCTGGACCGGCTGATCGACGACCGGCTCGTGTTCACCGGACCGGACGGCGCCCTGTACTCCAAGCAGGACGACCTGGACGTACACCGGTCGGGTCGGCAGTCGATGACCCGGGTGGAGGAGGAGGACCTGGCGGTGCTCGTCGTCGGCGGCACCGGGGTGACCTGGTTCCTCGGCACGCTGGAGGGCACCATCGCCGGTGACCCGTTCCTCGCCCGGGTCCGCTACACGCGCACCTGGATCCTCGACGGGGACAAGGGGTGGCGCCTGATCGCGGCACACGTCAGCCCCACCGCCCCGGACACCGCCACAGCGGAGTAA
- a CDS encoding TetR/AcrR family transcriptional regulator → MPTGVALQDPRRQLFDAAVRVLIRDGVTGLTGRAVTTEAGVAKGVLHRHFADFDVFLAELVLERIARVEAQATALRDEAGTGTVADNLTRALMDLFEPVMVAIVVLVIARDELRARLRAAGTARFPLVGEGTAMVAGYLTAERDHGRIESGADVETLAPTLIGAAQLLFTERKDSPPEPAAVHRVVTTVLASALR, encoded by the coding sequence TTGCCCACCGGCGTAGCGCTACAGGACCCACGCCGACAACTCTTCGACGCCGCCGTGCGGGTGCTGATCCGAGACGGCGTCACCGGCCTTACCGGTCGGGCGGTCACCACGGAGGCGGGCGTCGCCAAGGGGGTGCTGCATCGACACTTCGCCGACTTCGACGTCTTCCTCGCCGAACTGGTGCTGGAACGCATCGCCCGGGTCGAAGCTCAGGCCACGGCCCTGCGGGACGAGGCCGGGACCGGCACCGTCGCCGACAACCTGACTCGTGCCCTGATGGACCTCTTCGAGCCGGTCATGGTGGCGATCGTGGTCCTTGTCATCGCCCGTGACGAGCTGCGCGCGAGGCTGCGTGCCGCCGGCACCGCCCGGTTCCCCCTCGTCGGCGAGGGCACGGCCATGGTCGCCGGATACCTGACGGCCGAGCGCGACCATGGCCGGATCGAGTCCGGCGCCGACGTCGAGACGCTCGCGCCCACCCTGATCGGCGCCGCGCAGTTGCTGTTCACCGAGCGGAAGGACAGCCCCCCAGAGCCTGCGGCCGTCCACAGGGTCGTGACCACCGTCCTGGCCAGCGCCCTGCGGTAA
- a CDS encoding class I SAM-dependent methyltransferase has product MVTIPSSPGPEPHLHRRMAESFGVDPERYDRNRPPYPDAVIERIVAASPGTDFLDVGCGTGIEARQFLAAGRTVLGVEAGARMADFARATGIEVEVATFEAWEPTGRTFDAVVSGTAWHWVDPIAGAAKAARILRPGGLLAPFGHVYQLPPTVADALATAYRRAAPDSPINFNARPAGSILDAYRALYARAADGIREAGGFDEPELWRYDWERSYTRGELLDLVPTSGGLTSLPPDRVAEVLAAVGTAVDELGGTVTLAYATWGLTAIRTRTQP; this is encoded by the coding sequence ATGGTCACTATACCGTCCTCACCTGGGCCGGAACCGCACCTGCACCGCCGGATGGCGGAGTCGTTCGGGGTCGACCCCGAGCGGTACGACCGGAACCGGCCCCCGTACCCCGACGCCGTGATCGAGCGGATCGTGGCCGCCAGCCCCGGCACCGACTTCCTCGATGTCGGCTGCGGCACCGGCATCGAAGCGCGCCAGTTCCTGGCCGCCGGCCGCACCGTGCTCGGCGTCGAGGCCGGCGCCCGGATGGCCGACTTCGCTCGGGCGACCGGCATCGAGGTCGAGGTCGCGACCTTCGAGGCGTGGGAGCCCACCGGGCGCACCTTCGACGCGGTCGTCTCCGGTACCGCCTGGCACTGGGTCGACCCGATCGCGGGCGCGGCGAAGGCGGCCCGGATCCTGCGGCCCGGTGGCCTACTGGCACCCTTCGGACACGTGTACCAGCTTCCGCCCACCGTGGCGGACGCCCTCGCCACGGCGTACCGACGGGCAGCCCCCGATTCGCCGATCAACTTCAACGCGCGGCCGGCGGGCTCGATCCTGGACGCGTACCGGGCGCTGTACGCCAGGGCCGCGGACGGGATCCGCGAGGCGGGCGGGTTCGACGAGCCCGAGCTGTGGCGGTACGACTGGGAGCGCTCGTACACCCGCGGCGAACTCCTGGACCTGGTGCCGACCTCGGGCGGGCTCACCAGTCTGCCGCCGGACCGGGTGGCGGAGGTGCTGGCGGCCGTGGGCACGGCGGTTGACGAGTTGGGCGGCACCGTGACGCTGGCGTACGCCACCTGGGGCCTCACCGCGATCCGGACCCGCACCCAGCCCTGA
- a CDS encoding phosphoribosylaminoimidazolecarboxamide formyltransferase translates to MNLRYGMNPHQRPATATPVDPTRRPFRLLHGDPSYINILDAAAAWQLVREAANALGRPVAASFKHVSPAGAAAAGPIDAVMARTYGLEPTTIGALTSAYVRTRDADPKSSYGDFVAVSETVDAELADLLRRVVSDGIVAPGYEPGVVSVLSAKKGGRFLVVEADPDFQPPLTETRDVYGLRLTQPRDDVPLTREMLSDPQLPASAVDDLLLGLIVVRYTQSNSVAYLRDGMTLGIGAGQQSRVDCTQLAGAKVDTWWLRRHPSIQALDVDANTKIQDHVNEQIRRTAVEGEPLDSADRTRWLRRLDQVAFVSDGALPFADNVEQAKRHGVRYIAEPGDSIRSADVLAECQRQGITLVRTGVRLFRH, encoded by the coding sequence ATGAACCTGCGTTACGGCATGAACCCGCACCAGCGCCCGGCGACCGCGACACCGGTCGATCCGACCCGCCGACCCTTCCGGCTCCTCCACGGCGATCCGTCCTACATCAACATCCTTGACGCCGCCGCCGCTTGGCAACTCGTTCGTGAGGCTGCGAACGCCCTGGGTCGGCCCGTCGCGGCTTCCTTCAAACACGTCTCACCAGCCGGAGCTGCGGCGGCGGGTCCGATCGACGCCGTCATGGCGCGGACGTACGGGCTGGAGCCGACGACGATCGGGGCGTTGACCAGCGCATACGTACGCACCCGGGACGCCGACCCGAAAAGCTCGTACGGCGACTTCGTCGCGGTGTCGGAGACCGTCGACGCGGAACTCGCCGACCTGCTGCGCCGGGTGGTCTCGGACGGCATCGTCGCCCCGGGTTACGAGCCTGGAGTCGTGTCCGTGTTGTCGGCGAAGAAAGGAGGCCGCTTCCTCGTGGTGGAAGCCGACCCGGACTTTCAGCCACCGTTGACGGAGACTCGCGATGTCTACGGCCTGCGGCTCACCCAGCCACGAGACGACGTCCCGCTGACCCGCGAAATGTTGTCAGACCCGCAGTTGCCCGCTTCGGCCGTGGACGACCTGCTGCTCGGCCTCATCGTTGTCAGGTACACCCAGTCGAACTCCGTGGCGTACCTTCGCGATGGGATGACCCTGGGGATCGGTGCCGGTCAACAGTCACGGGTGGACTGCACTCAGCTCGCCGGCGCCAAGGTCGACACCTGGTGGTTGCGTCGCCACCCGAGCATTCAGGCGCTCGACGTGGACGCCAACACCAAAATTCAAGATCACGTCAATGAGCAGATCCGCCGGACCGCCGTGGAAGGCGAACCTCTCGACTCCGCCGACCGGACCCGGTGGCTGCGGAGGCTGGATCAGGTGGCGTTCGTCTCCGACGGCGCGCTCCCGTTCGCCGACAACGTCGAACAGGCCAAACGGCACGGCGTCCGGTACATCGCCGAGCCGGGTGACTCCATCCGATCCGCAGACGTGCTCGCCGAATGTCAGCGACAGGGCATCACCCTTGTGCGTACCGGCGTTCGCCTGTTTCGCCATTGA
- a CDS encoding SDR family oxidoreductase: protein MGQLTGKTAVVTGATSGIGLAVARRFATEGAHVFVTGRRKEHLDAAVAQIDGDVTAVAGDVSDLADLDRLYEAVAQQGRRVDVLFANAGGGEFASLEQVTEEHFDQTFDTNVKGTVFTVQKALPLLNDGASIILSGSTAATSGAEAFGVYAASKAAIRSFARTWANELRGRAVRVNTIIPGPTDTPGITGLAPNEEQAVQLRGYLAGSVPLGRMAQPAEIANAVLFLASDQASFVTGAELFADGGLNQI from the coding sequence ATGGGACAACTGACTGGCAAGACCGCGGTCGTGACCGGGGCCACGAGCGGCATCGGCCTCGCCGTGGCTCGACGGTTCGCCACCGAGGGCGCTCACGTCTTCGTCACCGGACGCCGCAAGGAGCACCTCGACGCGGCCGTCGCGCAGATCGACGGCGACGTCACCGCAGTGGCCGGCGACGTGTCCGACCTGGCCGACCTCGACCGCCTGTACGAAGCGGTGGCGCAGCAGGGCCGCCGGGTGGACGTACTGTTCGCCAACGCGGGTGGGGGAGAGTTCGCCTCCCTGGAGCAGGTGACCGAGGAGCACTTCGACCAGACCTTCGACACCAACGTCAAGGGAACCGTGTTCACCGTGCAGAAGGCGTTGCCGCTGCTCAACGACGGTGCGTCGATCATCCTCAGCGGCTCCACCGCCGCCACCAGCGGCGCCGAGGCGTTCGGTGTCTACGCCGCATCCAAGGCCGCCATCCGCTCGTTCGCCCGTACCTGGGCCAACGAACTGCGCGGACGCGCGGTCCGGGTCAACACGATCATCCCCGGCCCGACCGACACCCCCGGCATCACCGGCCTGGCCCCCAACGAGGAACAGGCCGTACAGCTCAGGGGCTACCTCGCCGGGTCGGTACCGCTGGGCCGGATGGCCCAGCCGGCCGAGATCGCGAACGCGGTCCTCTTCCTCGCCTCCGACCAGGCCAGCTTCGTCACCGGCGCCGAACTGTTCGCCGACGGCGGACTCAACCAGATCTGA
- a CDS encoding TetR/AcrR family transcriptional regulator gives MSTTQPTSIGRPRGFDADRALDRALEIFWRQGYEGASLHDLTEAMGINKTSMYAAFGNKRDLFDKALARYAEIDMAYARTALAEPTARQVAETFLRENAKAVTTPGRPAGCFSIQGGLACGPANADVTATLARARKAGELAMRDRFQRAVDEGDLPAANSPDDLARYIMTVSEGLAVHASAGATQQDLERVVELALRVVPGQ, from the coding sequence ATGAGCACCACCCAGCCAACCTCCATCGGCCGACCCCGTGGCTTCGACGCCGACCGGGCACTCGACCGCGCCCTGGAGATCTTCTGGCGGCAGGGCTACGAGGGCGCCTCGCTCCACGACCTCACCGAGGCCATGGGAATCAACAAAACAAGCATGTACGCCGCATTCGGCAACAAACGGGATCTTTTCGACAAGGCGCTCGCCCGGTACGCCGAGATCGACATGGCGTACGCCCGTACCGCGCTCGCCGAACCCACGGCCCGGCAGGTCGCCGAGACCTTTCTCCGCGAAAACGCCAAGGCGGTGACCACCCCCGGACGTCCCGCCGGGTGCTTCTCCATCCAGGGCGGCCTGGCCTGCGGCCCGGCGAACGCCGACGTGACCGCGACCCTGGCCCGCGCCCGCAAGGCGGGAGAACTGGCGATGCGTGACCGGTTCCAGCGTGCGGTCGACGAGGGTGACCTACCCGCCGCCAACAGCCCGGACGACCTGGCCCGTTACATCATGACCGTGTCCGAGGGGCTGGCCGTGCACGCCTCGGCCGGCGCCACCCAGCAGGACCTGGAACGCGTGGTCGAACTGGCCCTA